The segment gtgccacttagggctttttgctctggtttggcagtgcagaagggcaattctccatccaccagctccagactgcactgcctcaggagcacggcccactcgccagctttggcccactcgtggcactgctagaggaggaagaaagtgcaactgcaccattccagccaatcaagaaggaagaatgggacagacaaaacagcctgtgcagatccaggcattcagctgggactgtggagagtttgggtctttgccaattggatgtgtgtccccagctgcaatctctgggcctgcagcagagtctcactcagctgccaaagcagaaagctcaggcactgtgctcgcaacgggctcgtctgatgcagagctgtcagagcaatgtgagggcagagccagcccagctgggcccagggctgagcccagcagagccctggcagagcccagagcagcctcagcagccgcagagcccggctgcaaggagagaaagcagaaaccgcccgtcagctgagggctcctgtgcccttgtgccaaggcctgtggtgcccaggccgtgctggctgtgcccagagctgtgcccagagctgcccatccctgctgcctttggcagcagagcaggagggcaggacatgtgtccagcctgcagccagccatggcacatccagccctcagcagctgcccagagccaaaaagcagctgggcagcgactgaagaattcattgcatctgccccagcaaagggggaacctttggtgCCCGGCCAGGCCGTGCCAGGACCAGAtctgggagcatccccctgcctgtggactcacctgcaaattgggcctggagcctggctttgaagaaggtgccagaatccaAGTCCATCATCTTCAGCTGACCAGGCCAAGGAAGAGATTGTCACCCTTGAGGTTGTCCTTGGTGTCTCCAGCAACAGCCCCacctggtacagcttctccaggggctccttctccttccctgggccagaccaggctgtcagggctctgcccagggccccagccatCCATGAACCAGACAAACCAAACCAGGGGGGATGGTGGCCACCAGTGCTTGCCACACCaggtctccagctcagctccagcccaagAGCTGCGTGTTCCCTTCTGCTGACCCCTGCTCAGAgctacaggcagcacaaaaccagcctggtTTGCTTTGCCACTGAGTGCCAAGAGATGTGTGGAGCTGGTACCTGCCAGGCCCCTGGATCCAACTGTGCATGTGGATCTCTCCCATCTTCTAGGGCAGAGGAACACCCTGCACCCAAGGATGACAGAAAAGCTCTTCTAAGGATGGCCTGTCTGAGGGTTGCATGGACAAACACCTCTTAATGATATCCTGGCACTCTGGGGAGCGAAACCAGAAATCACCAGTCAGCTGGAGAAGTTGCCCCCCTGTTCccgtgcccaggccatgctgggtgtgcccagagctgtgcctaaACTTCCCCATGGATGCTCtgtttggaggagagcaggagagcaggacctgtgccacctcctcagcagctgccagagtgGGATGCCCACGAGCCCGATGctgtctcccagcactgggattccccccgtgcccagagatgaggatccaccttgagagagccatCGTGGGAACAAGATCCGCCCCCGGATGATCTcctggcccctcctgaacgggtgcttGCCCATGAccaggtggcacagcaggaggcccagggaccagatcgtcgCTGCCTCGCCGTGGTAGCGTTGGTGCTGGATCCACTCTGGTGGGCTGTAGGACAGGGTTCCTGTggaacacagacacagctcagcagggggatgctgctgctcccagagcccggccccagcatccctggccatgtgggggctgccccagaGGCACACGGGGTGAGcgctgccctctcgccagcacctgggacttgtgtacAAACTCGGggctggaaaagaagccactggtgctggaagagggcagcagaaacccTGGGAAGGCCCAACCATGACACACAAAGGAGAAACCCACCCAGTGGTGGAGAAAACCCACTCTCCTCCCCACCTGCATGGCCCCCAAAAATGTTAATaagccaaggcaaacaaggggagcagagcagtccaagcccttcctcgcctgcacaccaaaccaTCCAGGGCACGGGGTCAgacccccctctctgctacccccatgggggtttgtgtcgggctggctgccccagctccagccccagcccaggccacagtgGGTGCTGAAGGCTGtcggcagggctggcagctggcccCCCTCACACCCCACCCAAATCAACTCGGCTCCAGCATCAATCCCATCCTGGCTGCAATAGGGGGAAGCCCCGGTGCTgcacccaggctgggccatgagatgcccaggagcatcccctgcgagggctcacctgcaaactgggtgtaggctgtgtcttgGAGGAAGgcgccacagccaaagtcgatgAGTTTCAGCTGCCCGCtggccaggtcgagcaggatgttctcgggcttgatgtccctgtgcaggaccccgcaggcggtgcagtgccgcacggcctccagcacctggcggaacagcgcccGCGCCTCCTCCTCCGGCAGGAACCCCCGCTCCGCCAGGAAAGCCGAGAGCTCCTGGCACCGCTCCGGacgctccagcaccagcaggaagcTGTCGGGGAGCTCgagccactccaggagctgaatgACAGCGGCACAGCCACGGgacaccttggccagcagcacgatctccagcggcgcgctgctgccgtcgggctgcgggaggagcgcgGTGCCGTCagtggggctgaggccgtgccggggctctgggagccctcagccagcccgggatgctctgcacGCCCCGCTCAgcccacgcccgctctccccGCAGGCTCCCGGCGGCTCCCACCCTGCCGGGCCCCGGCTCctcgccgcccggcccggcccggctgctgccgctggccccgctcactcaccagctcgccccagtgccggatgCGATCCCGCGGCACGcgtttgatggccacctgcgagCGAGGGAGAGCAGCGGGTGAGCTCGGCGCCCTGCCCGCCGCGCTCCGACCTTCTCCTCCTTGTccgccttctcctcctcctcctcctcctccccctccgcccgccgccggccccgccgctcaccggggcgccgtccgagagccgcgtggccgcgaagacgctgccgaagccgccgcgccccagcagcgaaacCAGgcggtaccgctcctgcagggcctcctgcgccttccctgcgggcgagacgcggctgtcagcgctcggcccggggccagcaacggcccccgagcgccccccgagcggcccgggccgggcatCCCCACCCGCCCCGGGCCCCGGCGGCtcagggccggcggccgcgctgccgagcggcggagctcgggccggggaagccccagcggaggcggcgggagcggccgcgccgcctgtgtcctccgcgggccccgggaggagccggggccggggacggggacggggtcggggccggggccgaggccgggatCGGGACGGGACTTCACGtcgggtccggggccgggctcgggccaggcggagccgaagggcggcgatgccgcccccgcaccaggcactgacgcccgcccagcagcgccaccgccagtacggccagagccgggcggaggcgagagcgcggcgggacggccggggccgggcacggggcagccccgcccggggccggggacgggccgggggcatggcccggcccggcaggggagagggaggcggggagaggagagggacgccgggcaagggaccccgagagaagggtgcTGGACCgcaggaaagggagagaaagaaaaacaaaaacagaaagaaaaagagaaggaatgTTGAAGCGTCTCTGCTtttgctgccgctgctgctgccgccgctgccgccgctgcaactgaagcaccggggccgttcgtccccgtgtccgttccccgctcg is part of the Agelaius phoeniceus isolate bAgePho1 chromosome W unlocalized genomic scaffold, bAgePho1.hap1 SUPER_W_unloc_1, whole genome shotgun sequence genome and harbors:
- the LOC143692395 gene encoding serine/threonine-protein kinase pim-1-like; amino-acid sequence: MPFKETPFSRGPLPGVPLLSPPPSPLPGRAMPPARPRPRAGLPRARPRPSRRALASARLWPYWRWRCWAGVSAWCGGGIAALRLRLARARPRTRREVPSRSRPRPRPRPRPRPRPRLLPGPAEDTGGAAAPAASAGASPARAPPLGSAAAGPEPPGPGAGGDARPGPLGGRSGAVAGPGPSADSRVSPAGKAQEALQERYRLVSLLGRGGFGSVFAATRLSDGAPVAIKRVPRDRIRHWGELPDGSSAPLEIVLLAKVSRGCAAVIQLLEWLELPDSFLLVLERPERCQELSAFLAERGFLPEEEARALFRQVLEAVRHCTACGVLHRDIKPENILLDLASGQLKLIDFGCGAFLQDTAYTQFAGTLSYSPPEWIQHQRYHGEAATIWSLGLLLCHLVMGKHPFRRGQEIIRGRILFPRWLSQECQDIIKRCLSMQPSDRPSLEELFCHPWVQGVPLP